One genomic region from Cydia strobilella chromosome 27, ilCydStro3.1, whole genome shotgun sequence encodes:
- the LOC134753554 gene encoding putative fatty acyl-CoA reductase CG5065, whose product MAPSVGEYYAGKNVLITGATGFVGKILVEKLLRSCPELNTIYLLLRQKRGVSSEERLRELISNKLFNPLRAKQPDVFNKLRLVAGDILEDELGLSNDDRQELQRRCNVVFHSAACVRFDQKLKDAVNLNTTGTYRVLKLAEKMENLEVLVHISTAYCRCELDVLEEKLYPAVHKPAWIMDIVNWMDDSMLDYLEPKLIAPEPNTYAYTKAITEDMVAEYGKKFPVAIARPSIVVASLKEPIPGWVDNLNGPTGLIIGSGKGVIRTMHCEPSYLADAMPVDVVVNACILLAFATAIERPQEAKFFNVTMSGALRCTWGEMIRLGEYWVNMFPPTMALWYPGGSIKSYWLWHQFCLVTTQLIPAYLIDMLLFLMGKKTFMVKVQERISHGLDVLQYYTTKEWYFKNTNFIALRSKVSEADNETFFTDVSKVNVNDYLKNYLIGAREYCCKEDPSNLERARKLHNIRYYVDRVTRCILIFLLCWFLYSYAHVFTAAIEYLDVSLKNISPY is encoded by the exons ATCTACCTTCTGCTGCGCCAGAAGAGGGGAGTGTCCAGCGAAGAACGGCTGCGGGAGCTCATCAGTAATAAG CTATTCAATCCCCTGCGAGCCAAGCAGCCTGATGTATTCAACAAACTGCGTCTTGTGGCCGGAGATATTCTGGAAGATGAATTAGGACTCAGCAATGATGATAGGCAGGAGTTGCAAAGACGCTGTAATGTGGTGTTCCACAGTGCTGCTTGTGTGCG TTTTGACCAGAAACTCAAAGATGCTGTAAACTTGAACACAACCGGGACATATCGTGTATTGAAACTTGCCGAAAAAATGGAGAATTTAGAG GTGTTAGTTCACATTTCGACCGCCTACTGCCGTTGCGAGCTGGACGTACTGGAAGAAAAACTCTATCCTGCCGTTCATAAGCCCGCCTGGATCATGGACATAGTAAACTGGATGGATGACAGCATGCTGGACTATTTGGAAcctaa ACTGATCGCTCCCGAGCCCAACACGTACGCATACACCAAAGCCATAACTGAAGACATGGTGGCAGAATACGGCAAGAAGTTCCCCGTCGCCATTGCGAGACCTTCTATTG tGGTAGCATCCTTGAAGGAGCCGATCCCCGGCTGGGTGGACAATTTAAATGGACCCACGGGATTGATCATTGGCAGTGGGAAAG GGGTTATTCGCACCATGCACTGCGAGCCCTCGTACCTCGCTGACGCCATGCCGGTCGATGTGGTCGTCAACGCATGCATACTTCTTGCTTTCGCTACTGCCATTGAGAG ACCACAAGAGGCCAAGTTTTTCAACGTCACGATGTCCGGTGCGCTCCGCTGTACGTGGGGGGAGATGATAAGGCTGG GCGAGTATTGGGTGAACATGTTCCCCCCAACCATGGCGCTCTGGTACCCGGGGGGCTCCATTAAATCCTACTGGCTCTGGCACCAGTTCTGTCTGGTCACCACACAGCTGATACCGGCTTATCTCATCGATATGCTGCTGTTTTTAATGGGGAAGAAGACTTT CATGGTGAAAGTCCAGGAGCGAATCAGCCACGGTCTGGACGTGCTTCAATACTACACCACCAAAGAATGGTATTTCAAGAATACTAACTTCATTGCTCTCCGTTCTAAG GTGTCAGAGGCCGACAACGAAACGTTCTTCACCGACGTGAGCAAAGTTAATGTGAACGACTACCTAAAGAACTACTTGATCGGAGCCAGGGAGTACTGCTGCAAAGAGGACCCAAGCAACCTGGAGCGGGCCAGAAAActacataatat ACGGTACTACGTAGACCGCGTGACTCGATGCATATTGATCTTCCTTCTCTGCTGGTTCCTGTACAGCTACGCGCATGTGTTCACCGCGGCCATCGAATACCTTGACGTATCATTGAAAAATATATCTCCTTATTAA
- the LOC134753648 gene encoding putative fatty acyl-CoA reductase CG5065 produces the protein MRLSSFWYRTSCYCDQFFLNCECVSFVCDWQKSTMAPSMSVAEYYANKTIFITGATGFMGKVLVEKLLRSCPDLKRIYMLMRAKKGQSSSERLEGFFKCRIFDRLHETNPKCFEKLRLIPGDILAEGMGISEEHRQELRRETQIIFHCAACVRFDMPLKDATALNTGGTQRVLDLTEGMSHLEVFVHVSTAYCRCELPVLEERVYETKHKPQEVMHCVEWMDDDLISHLQPKLIDPQPNTYAYTKSLSESLVAQYEGKFPIAIARPSIVTAAHKEPMPGWVDNLNGPTGLLVGAGKGVIRTMHCNDTLRADVIPVDFVVNGCILVAYNTGVNKPKEVQVVNVTESGRNPLTWGAALDMGRVHVQEFPFSVCLWYPGGSPKSSRLLHQIALLFTHIIPAYLVDLLLMMLGKKTFMVQIQKRISYGLDVLQYYTTKEWHFKNDNFVALRNVISKEDDDTFYTDVKMINWNLYIRDYIYGARQYCCKEDPSSLPQARKLQKQLYYLDRSTTIIIYSLCAYFLYYYVRMFVSVMF, from the exons AAATCCACCATGGCGCCCTCTATGAGCGTAGCAGAGTACTACGCAAACAAAACCATCTTTATCACCGGAGCCACTGGTTTTATGGGCAAAGTGCTCGTTGAGAAGCTGCTTAGGTCCTGCCCTGACCTGAAGAGGATATACATGTTGATGAGAGCTAAGAAAGGGCAGAGCAGCAGCGAGAGGCTTGAGGGGTTTTTTAAGTGCCGG ATATTCGACCGTCTTCACGAAACCAACCCTAAATGCTTCGAGAAGCTTCGCCTGATCCCAGGAGATATCCTGGCTGAGGGCATGGGTATCTCAGAGGAGCATCGTCAAGAACTGAGAAGGGAGACGCAGATCATCTTCCATTGTGCCGCTTGCGTCAG GTTCGACATGCCGCTGAAAGATGCTACTGCGCTCAATACGGGCGGGACCCAGCGCGTCCTGGACCTTACTGAAGGCATGTCACACCTCGAG GTATTCGTCCACGTGTCAACAGCGTACTGCCGCTGCGAACTGCCTGTGCTGGAGGAGCGTGTGTACGAAACCAAACACAAGCCGCAAGAGGTCATGCATTGTGTAGAATGGATGGACGATGATCTAATCTCGCATTTACAACCCAA ACTGATCGACCCGCAACCAAATACCTACGCGTACACAAAATCGCTGTCGGAGTCACTAGTGGCGCAGTACGAAGGAAAGTTCCCTATCGCCATCGCGAGGCCATCTATCG TTACAGCAGCCCACAAGGAGCCCATGCCGGGCTGGGTGGACAACCTGAACGGGCCCACCGGCCTTTTAGTGGGCGCGGGGAAGGGAGTCATCAGAACCATGCACTGTAACGACACACTTAGGGCCGACGTGATTCCTGTGGACTTTGTCGTCAACGGCTGTATATTGGTGGCTTACAACACAGGCGtcaataa ACCAAAAGAAGTACAGGTAGTGAATGTGACTGAATCAGGAAGAAATCCTCTCACGTGGGGTGCGGCGCTTGATATGg GTCGTGTCCACGTTCAGGAGTTCCCGTTCTCCGTGTGCCTGTGGTACCCGGGCGGCTCGCCGAAGTCCTCGCGACTGCTGCATCAGATCGCGCTACTCTTCACCCATATCATACCGGCTTACCTCGTGGATTTGTTACTGATGATGCTGGGAAAGAAGACTTT TATGGTCCAAATACAGAAGCGTATCAGCTACGGGCTGGATGTGTTGCAGTACTACACGACGAAGGAGTGGCATTTTAAAAACGATAACTTTGTGGCTCTACGCAACGTCATATCTAAGGAGGATGATGACACATTCTACACAGATGTTAAG ATGATAAACTGGAATCTGTACATCCGCGACTACATTTACGGCGCACGGCAGTATTGCTGCAAGGAGGACCCGTCTAGTCTCCCACAGGCCAGAAAGCTGCAGAaaca aTTGTACTACCTAGACAGGAGCACAACTATCATCATATACTCGCTGTGCGCGtacttcttatattattatgtaaggaTGTTTGTATCCGTAATGTTTTAA